ATGCAATCACTGAACACTTTCTGGTTATCCTGCCTTGATCATTTTAGAAAAGAACTCAACGCACAGCAATTTAACACCTGGATCAAACCCTTACAGATTGATCCGGAACTGAATAGCGACGATGAGGTTGTGTTGATTGCACCTAACCGTTTCGTGTCGCAATGGGTTAAAGATAATTTCATCGGGCACATTGAAAACATGGCGCTGATGTACTTCGACAAGAAAATCCAGTTTCACCTGAAACTGGCCGAGCAAAACGATGCAAAAACCGTGATAGTCAAAGCCGCGCCGGTGGAAGCACCACAGGAGCCGCCAGCGGAACCCAAGGCCGCATACCAGCCCGGCAGGAAAAATCCCAGCGGTCTGAATCCTAATTTCACCTTCGATAATTTCGTCACCGGCAAAGCCAATCAACTCGCGCGCGCCGGTGCGATCCAGGTGGCGGAATCGCCCGGCATCGCGTACAACCCGCTGTTCATCTACGGCGGCGTGGGGCTGGGAAAAACGCACTTGATTCAAGCCATCGGCAATTACGTGCAGAAAAACGACAAAAACGCCAAGATCCGCTATGTGCATGCGGAAAAATACGTGTCCGATGTCGTCAGCGCTTACCAGCACAAAGCGTTCGACAAGTTCAAGCTGTACTACCATTCGCTCGATCTGTTGCTGGTGGACGATGTGCAGTTCTTTGGAGGGAAGAACCGCACGCAGGAAGAGTTTTTCTATGCGTTCAACGCGCTGATTGAAACGCATAAACAAGTGATTATCACGTGCGATACTTATCCGAAAGAAATTACCGGACTGGAAGAACGTCTGGTATCGCGTTTTGGCTGGGGATTGACGGTAGCGGTCGAGCCGCCGGAACTGGAAATGCGCGTGGCGATTTTGCTAAAGAAAGCCGAGCAGGAAAAAATCCGTCTGGGCGAAAATGTCGCGTTTTTCATTGCCAAGCATATCCGCTCCAATGTGCGTGAGCTGGAAGGCGCATTGAAACGCGTGCTGGCTTTCTCGCGCTTCATCGGTCAGGAAATCACCTTGGATCTGGCGAAGGAGGCATTAAAGGACTTGCTTGCCGTGCAAAGCCGGCAAATCTCGATCGAGAACATCCAGAAAACCGTCGCCGATTACTACAAAATAAAAGTATCGGAAATGTATTCCAAGAAGCGCTCGCGTATCGTCGCACGGCCACGGCAAATGGCAATGGCCATCGCCAAGGAACTGACTTCATTGAGTTTGCCGGATATCGGCGAGGCGTTCGGCGGCCGGGATCATACCACCGTGCTGCATGGCTACCGCAAAATTAACGAATTGCGCATTTCCGATCCGGTGGTGAACCGCGATTTCAACGCGCTGATACTCATTTTGAGAGGTTGATAACAGTTGAACAGTTTGTGTATAACTCTTGTTTTAAAAAATCCGCCATTTTTATCCACAAACTATCCAAGCAGTATACACTCGCCATACAAAGCAAAATTTTAAACTATCTTGTTGATATTCAGCAGATGTTAGAAACTATACAGAAGATTGGCGGACATTATTAAATTACTATTACTTTTATATAAATGCTTTTA
The DNA window shown above is from Nitrosomonas sp. Is35 and carries:
- the dnaA gene encoding chromosomal replication initiator protein DnaA, with amino-acid sequence MNTFWLSCLDHFRKELNAQQFNTWIKPLQIDPELNSDDEVVLIAPNRFVSQWVKDNFIGHIENMALMYFDKKIQFHLKLAEQNDAKTVIVKAAPVEAPQEPPAEPKAAYQPGRKNPSGLNPNFTFDNFVTGKANQLARAGAIQVAESPGIAYNPLFIYGGVGLGKTHLIQAIGNYVQKNDKNAKIRYVHAEKYVSDVVSAYQHKAFDKFKLYYHSLDLLLVDDVQFFGGKNRTQEEFFYAFNALIETHKQVIITCDTYPKEITGLEERLVSRFGWGLTVAVEPPELEMRVAILLKKAEQEKIRLGENVAFFIAKHIRSNVRELEGALKRVLAFSRFIGQEITLDLAKEALKDLLAVQSRQISIENIQKTVADYYKIKVSEMYSKKRSRIVARPRQMAMAIAKELTSLSLPDIGEAFGGRDHTTVLHGYRKINELRISDPVVNRDFNALILILRG